From Saprospiraceae bacterium, one genomic window encodes:
- a CDS encoding MBL fold metallo-hydrolase, whose protein sequence is MKLFIIFIFFALLNFNAERELSFRSIREGEIINLYDAFGKDSLLSKDFGFSCITKYKGKTLLFDAGSNADIFKSNVQKIGIDLSKVDLVVVSHGHFDHLNGLDYLLKINPNVKIYFPYDIFWGAPVPFDATGLEPEVKDSLPQYMKYFDGGSTKFSINQSGRFWNSNIEFIKQSCEILPGVKLIATNSSLMGYFSCYPGKSFVEGHFEHPSDNCKNINLPELSLSLSGRNGQTLLVGCSHTGVVDIVRQTMLFSSEKIDLLYGGFHMIPFNREQILKSIQVLKEEIKIARVAPAHCTGHLAFKLFKDSYDDNYLFAGLGSSVE, encoded by the coding sequence ATGAAATTATTTATTATATTTATATTCTTTGCTCTGCTTAATTTTAACGCAGAAAGGGAATTGAGCTTTCGCAGCATCAGAGAAGGTGAAATAATTAATTTGTATGATGCATTTGGGAAAGATTCGCTACTTAGTAAAGATTTTGGATTTTCGTGTATAACCAAATACAAGGGCAAAACATTACTTTTTGATGCCGGTAGCAATGCCGATATTTTCAAATCAAATGTTCAGAAAATTGGAATTGACCTTTCCAAAGTTGATCTTGTGGTTGTATCTCATGGGCATTTTGATCATTTGAATGGATTGGATTATTTATTGAAAATCAATCCCAATGTAAAGATCTATTTTCCCTATGACATATTTTGGGGTGCTCCTGTTCCTTTTGATGCAACTGGTCTTGAACCTGAAGTTAAAGATTCACTCCCACAGTATATGAAATATTTTGATGGGGGTTCTACAAAATTTTCTATCAATCAATCTGGAAGATTTTGGAATTCAAACATAGAATTTATTAAGCAATCGTGTGAAATATTACCGGGAGTAAAACTCATTGCTACCAATTCATCTTTAATGGGATATTTTTCGTGCTATCCAGGTAAAAGTTTTGTGGAAGGACATTTTGAGCACCCATCTGACAATTGTAAAAACATCAATTTGCCAGAACTTTCACTTTCTCTATCTGGTCGAAATGGTCAAACTTTATTGGTGGGATGTTCACATACCGGGGTGGTAGATATTGTCCGGCAAACAATGTTGTTTAGTAGTGAGAAGATCGACCTTCTATATGGTGGATTCCACATGATTCCATTCAACCGCGAGCAAATCCTTAAATCGATTCAAGTATTGAAAGAAGAAATAAAAATTGCCAGAGTTGCACCAGCCCATTGTACTGGTCATCTTGCCTTTAAATTATTCAAAGATTCATATGATGATAACTATTTGTTTGCTGGACTTGGATCTTCTGTAGAATAA
- a CDS encoding DinB family protein, translated as MLFSLAKSIEILQSTPSVLHDLVYNLSNEWTFENEGPDTWSVYDIIGHLIHGEKKDWIERLDIILSDSPNKEFTPFDRFAQFTESKGKSIKELLAEFETLRNRNLEYLKSKNLQTADFAKIGIHPKFGTVTLQQLLATWTVHDMNHLSQICRVMAKQLKEEVGPWVEYLRILKG; from the coding sequence ATGCTTTTTTCTTTGGCTAAATCGATTGAAATTCTGCAGTCAACACCATCTGTGCTTCATGATTTGGTATATAATTTGTCAAATGAGTGGACTTTTGAAAATGAGGGGCCTGATACCTGGAGCGTTTACGATATCATCGGTCATTTGATCCATGGCGAAAAGAAGGATTGGATCGAGAGATTGGATATAATTTTGTCGGATTCTCCAAACAAAGAATTTACACCATTTGACCGATTTGCACAATTCACAGAAAGCAAAGGCAAATCAATCAAGGAGTTGTTGGCAGAATTTGAAACTTTGCGGAATAGGAATTTGGAATATTTGAAATCAAAAAATTTACAAACCGCCGACTTTGCAAAAATAGGAATTCATCCAAAATTTGGCACGGTGACTCTTCAGCAACTACTAGCTACATGGACTGTCCACGACATGAACCACCTTTCTCAGATTTGTAGGGTCATGGCAAAACAGCTAAAGGAAGAGGTAGGTCCTTGGGTTGAATATCTTCGGATATTAAAAGGTTAA
- a CDS encoding TlpA family protein disulfide reductase: protein MANFNSRCIYFILLLFSQSSCIEVPKQHGGPIPGIWRGTFVLEDKRQIIITKGKDKIVIRDPEPESLKKVIPFQFEFIKPSDSSYTFILINGSEKIYFNQISLGYDVRNGIDTFEIMLTPYDAKLKGVWEHDKLAGDLIVLDKNNYSIPFTAQYGQTYLFKKIPEKAQFNLTGNWEVVFDKDSADSYKAIGEFTQNNSHITGTFRTETGDYRFLSGQVFGSQAKMSSFDGAHVFMFELNLSDNKFTGTFYSGNHHTASLEATRNENFQLSNSLDIVKIISQKPVDFRLQNADGNWVGLADERYQNKNKIIQILGSWCPNCRDECEFLTRKIKDGKLDETGVIALAFERKKDPAWSLPRIRRYKESLNLPYEILIAGPANKDSVSVMFPQLDKIYAFPTMIFLDKNNVIQKVHTGFDGPATSHFTLFDNEFDQIIDALK, encoded by the coding sequence ATGGCAAATTTCAACAGCAGATGTATCTATTTTATCCTATTGCTCTTCTCGCAAAGTTCATGCATTGAGGTTCCAAAGCAACATGGTGGGCCGATACCTGGCATTTGGAGAGGTACTTTTGTGCTTGAAGACAAACGCCAGATAATAATTACCAAAGGCAAAGACAAGATTGTGATCCGTGACCCTGAACCCGAATCTTTGAAAAAAGTGATACCATTTCAGTTTGAATTTATCAAACCATCGGATTCAAGTTATACCTTCATTTTAATCAATGGTTCTGAAAAAATATATTTTAATCAGATTAGCTTGGGCTATGATGTCCGAAATGGAATAGATACGTTTGAGATTATGCTAACTCCTTATGACGCAAAACTAAAAGGAGTTTGGGAACACGATAAGCTGGCAGGAGATTTAATCGTGTTAGACAAGAATAACTACAGCATTCCTTTTACGGCACAATATGGTCAAACCTATTTGTTTAAAAAAATTCCAGAAAAAGCACAGTTTAATTTAACTGGAAATTGGGAAGTTGTTTTTGACAAAGATTCAGCTGATTCTTATAAAGCAATCGGAGAATTTACTCAGAATAATAGCCATATCACAGGGACTTTCAGAACTGAAACGGGAGATTATCGATTTTTATCCGGGCAGGTTTTTGGTTCGCAGGCCAAAATGAGTTCATTTGATGGCGCTCATGTATTTATGTTTGAACTGAATTTGTCGGATAATAAATTCACAGGTACTTTTTACTCGGGCAACCACCACACCGCCAGTCTTGAAGCTACAAGAAATGAAAATTTTCAGCTGTCCAATTCTTTGGACATCGTGAAAATCATTTCACAAAAACCAGTTGATTTTCGATTGCAGAATGCAGATGGAAACTGGGTAGGTCTGGCAGATGAAAGGTATCAAAACAAGAATAAAATCATACAAATTCTAGGCAGTTGGTGCCCAAACTGCAGGGATGAATGTGAATTTCTGACCAGAAAAATTAAGGATGGAAAATTGGATGAAACAGGGGTAATTGCATTGGCTTTTGAGCGAAAAAAAGACCCTGCATGGTCACTTCCCAGGATCCGCAGGTATAAAGAAAGTTTGAATCTACCCTATGAAATATTGATTGCTGGACCTGCCAATAAAGATTCTGTTTCAGTCATGTTTCCCCAACTGGACAAAATCTATGCTTTTCCAACCATGATCTTTTTAGATAAAAACAATGTCATTCAGAAAGTACATACTGGTTTTGATGGTCCCGCAACCAGTCATTTTACATTATTTGACAACGAATTTGATCAAATTATTGATGCATTGAAATGA
- a CDS encoding VOC family protein — protein MTTINVYLNFNGNCEEAFEFYKSVFGGEFSYVGRFGEMPPQEGQPPLPEEMSNKIMHIGLPISKETSLMGSDTGGEWAPNFKQGNNFSISVNTDSKENADRIFHGLSDGARITMAMADTFWGDYFGMLEDRFGVNWMVSFNAQHQQV, from the coding sequence ATGACAACAATCAATGTATATCTTAACTTTAACGGAAACTGCGAGGAGGCTTTTGAATTTTATAAATCTGTCTTCGGTGGGGAATTCTCTTATGTTGGAAGGTTTGGTGAGATGCCACCACAGGAAGGGCAGCCACCATTGCCCGAAGAAATGTCAAATAAAATTATGCACATTGGCTTGCCAATTAGCAAGGAAACTTCGCTGATGGGTAGTGATACAGGCGGCGAGTGGGCACCTAATTTTAAACAGGGTAATAATTTCTCCATTTCAGTGAATACCGATAGCAAGGAGAATGCGGATAGAATTTTTCACGGCCTTTCCGATGGGGCTAGAATAACAATGGCAATGGCGGATACTTTTTGGGGAGATTATTTTGGCATGCTGGAAGATCGTTTTGGTGTTAACTGGATGGTTAGTTTTAACGCTCAACACCAGCAAGTGTAA
- a CDS encoding SDR family NAD(P)-dependent oxidoreductase: MMKTVLITGASSGIGKATAIRLAREKKFRLILCARRKERLEELAQYIESEYRIPTLVLCFDIRKEASVERAIDSIPVEWQDVDVLLNNAGLALGLDPIHEGNTDHWNTMIDTNIKGLIYITRLISRRMVAKKSGQIINICSTAGKEVYPKGNVYCATKFGVDALTRAIRQDLYLYNIRVGQVSPGHVEETEFAINRFEGDVVKADIYKDFTPLKSSDVADAIYFMVSAPGHVNILDIVMTSSQQGSATLVDRSGRKSYD; the protein is encoded by the coding sequence ATGATGAAAACCGTACTCATCACAGGAGCCAGTTCTGGCATTGGAAAAGCAACAGCAATCCGCCTTGCCAGAGAAAAAAAATTCCGGCTCATATTGTGTGCCAGAAGGAAAGAGCGATTGGAAGAATTGGCTCAATATATTGAATCAGAATACAGAATTCCAACCCTTGTATTATGCTTTGATATTCGCAAAGAAGCTTCCGTTGAAAGGGCAATCGATTCAATACCAGTAGAGTGGCAGGATGTGGATGTTCTCCTCAACAATGCTGGTTTAGCATTGGGCTTGGATCCTATCCATGAGGGGAATACAGATCATTGGAATACCATGATAGACACCAACATCAAAGGATTGATCTACATTACGCGATTGATCAGCAGGAGGATGGTGGCAAAAAAGTCTGGCCAAATCATAAACATTTGCAGTACTGCAGGCAAAGAAGTCTATCCCAAAGGCAATGTGTATTGCGCCACCAAATTTGGAGTGGATGCCTTAACAAGAGCCATACGTCAGGATCTCTACCTTTACAATATCCGAGTTGGACAAGTGAGCCCCGGACATGTTGAGGAAACAGAGTTTGCTATCAACAGATTTGAAGGCGATGTCGTTAAGGCCGACATTTATAAAGATTTTACTCCTCTTAAATCATCGGATGTGGCGGATGCCATATATTTCATGGTTTCAGCTCCCGGACATGTCAATATCCTTGACATTGTGATGACATCCAGTCAGCAAGGATCGGCCACTTTGGTGGATCGCAGTGGAAGGAAATCCTACGATTAG
- the ruvB gene encoding Holliday junction branch migration DNA helicase RuvB, with protein MRNPVLDSDPSHLASEDIKIEKALRPKHLDEFSGQSKVVDNLRIFIKAALQRGEALDHVLLHGPPGLGKTTLSHIISNELGASLRMTSGPVLEKPGDLAGLLTNLQTGDVLFIDEIHRLNTVVEEYLYSAMEDYRIDIMIDSGPSARSVQLTLNPFTLVGATTRMGLLTSPLRSRFSINCHLDYYDTETLRRIVLRSADILKMDITDGAVTEIARRSRGTPRIANALLRRLRDFAQIKGNGTLTHEIALFGLEALNVDSHGLDDMDNRILLAIIDKFSGGPVGLTTIATAVGEEAGTIEEVHEPFLIMEGFLQRTPRGRLATQKAYDHLHIPYKATTGGLF; from the coding sequence ATGCGAAATCCTGTATTAGATTCAGATCCCTCTCATCTGGCATCCGAAGACATAAAGATTGAGAAGGCATTGAGGCCAAAGCATCTAGATGAATTCTCCGGACAGTCTAAGGTTGTGGATAATTTACGCATTTTTATCAAAGCAGCCCTTCAGCGTGGAGAAGCTCTTGATCATGTATTGCTGCATGGCCCTCCCGGTTTGGGAAAAACGACTTTGTCCCATATCATTTCCAACGAACTAGGTGCTTCTCTGAGGATGACCTCTGGTCCCGTTTTGGAAAAACCGGGTGATCTCGCTGGTTTACTCACCAATCTTCAGACAGGAGATGTTCTTTTTATTGATGAAATTCACCGGTTGAACACGGTCGTAGAAGAATACTTGTATTCTGCAATGGAGGATTACCGGATCGATATCATGATTGACTCCGGCCCAAGTGCACGATCCGTACAACTCACACTCAATCCCTTTACCCTCGTTGGTGCAACAACTAGGATGGGTTTGCTTACTTCGCCACTGCGTTCAAGATTTAGCATAAATTGTCATCTTGACTATTATGATACCGAAACATTGAGACGAATTGTACTGAGATCAGCAGACATTCTGAAAATGGACATTACCGATGGTGCGGTTACAGAAATAGCACGCAGGAGTCGTGGGACTCCAAGGATTGCCAACGCGTTGCTCAGAAGACTTAGGGATTTTGCTCAAATCAAAGGGAATGGTACTTTGACCCATGAGATTGCTCTTTTTGGACTTGAAGCCCTGAATGTGGATTCCCATGGATTGGATGATATGGACAATAGAATTTTACTTGCTATCATTGATAAATTTTCAGGTGGACCCGTTGGGTTGACCACTATTGCCACAGCAGTAGGAGAGGAGGCCGGTACCATTGAAGAAGTGCACGAACCTTTTCTCATCATGGAAGGTTTTTTGCAAAGAACCCCAAGGGGTAGACTTGCTACACAGAAAGCATATGACCATTTGCACATTCCTTATAAAGCTACAACAGGTGGTTTGTTTTAA
- a CDS encoding DKNYY domain-containing protein has product MNLLIKLLKWFAKSILVLLGILPLIRCSSGYKDEGGKTYFNGKEITDRKFKVLNEVFAKNDSMVYYNDILIDGADPFSFQALDKQYAKDKNFVYFCDEFREGQNYYLTKKSKIQKIEIADVASFEVLSEAYARDHHRGYYRGNAFDLNDPASLEVLDVRFVKDQYNVYFEQNPVKNAIPSKFQIINHHYAEDGEKVFYFGYRSDLYNGIHILTQHTDRFVLLQYPYSKHHSAVYFYYFKLSEADPFSFEVLGNFYAKDKNRVYFENKEILGADPLSFQLISFESDNNDLIQFAKDHQKVFWKDKIIQKATANSFKVLGLDYSTDGNRVYFEDKMLQNANPKTFSVQRHGHGDFDAEDSENQYFKGKLR; this is encoded by the coding sequence ATGAATCTATTGATTAAACTTTTAAAATGGTTTGCAAAATCCATTTTGGTTTTATTGGGTATTCTGCCATTAATAAGATGCAGTTCTGGTTACAAGGATGAAGGAGGAAAGACTTATTTCAATGGTAAGGAAATTACGGATAGAAAATTTAAAGTTTTAAATGAGGTGTTCGCAAAGAATGACTCGATGGTATATTACAACGATATATTGATCGATGGTGCTGATCCATTTAGCTTTCAAGCGTTGGACAAGCAGTATGCAAAAGATAAGAATTTTGTATATTTCTGCGATGAATTCAGAGAAGGTCAGAATTACTATCTCACAAAAAAATCGAAAATTCAAAAAATAGAAATTGCAGATGTAGCGAGCTTTGAGGTTCTCTCTGAAGCTTATGCAAGGGATCACCATCGCGGATATTATAGGGGGAATGCTTTTGATCTTAACGATCCAGCCAGCCTTGAAGTATTGGATGTGCGATTTGTTAAAGACCAATACAATGTTTATTTCGAGCAAAATCCAGTGAAAAATGCAATCCCTTCTAAATTTCAAATCATCAATCATCATTATGCAGAAGATGGAGAAAAAGTGTTTTATTTTGGATATCGAAGTGATTTGTACAATGGTATACATATTTTAACACAACACACAGATCGTTTTGTGCTACTGCAATATCCATATTCCAAGCACCATTCTGCCGTGTATTTTTATTATTTTAAATTGAGTGAGGCGGATCCATTTAGTTTTGAAGTGCTCGGGAATTTTTATGCAAAAGACAAAAATCGCGTATATTTTGAAAACAAGGAAATTTTGGGGGCTGATCCCCTTAGTTTTCAATTGATTTCATTTGAGTCAGATAACAATGACCTGATTCAATTTGCTAAGGACCATCAGAAGGTATTTTGGAAAGACAAAATCATTCAAAAAGCCACAGCCAATTCTTTCAAGGTTTTAGGTCTTGATTATTCAACTGATGGGAACAGGGTCTATTTTGAGGATAAAATGCTTCAAAATGCCAATCCTAAAACATTTTCTGTCCAAAGACATGGTCATGGAGATTTTGATGCAGAAGATTCAGAAAATCAGTATTTTAAAGGAAAATTGCGCTAG
- a CDS encoding HlyC/CorC family transporter: MELLIIFILILLNGVFSMSEMSLVSSRRFKLENARKKGSTGAKSALELSENPTRYLSTVQIGITLIGILLGVYSGDKLTNDVQIFLEQFSFFHPYANNLAVAIVVIFVTYLSIVFGELLPKRLGMAFPESISILLSPFMKVISTLSSPFVTLLTVSNNLLLRLMGIKKISQNKITEEEIKSIIKESADEGEIQDIEHNIVERVFELGDRRVNSLFTHRSDIVYFTTTDSLDEIKLKIHQEKHSAYPVSTSTDLDDIIGIVLLKDLFVLNSEKDFDIRQYMRKPIFINDNAFAYKVLEIFKKEKIHYGIVVDEYGTTLGMITMDDVVDALVGDVTEMGQDEYKIVQRDENSWFVDGQYSINEFVRFFGIQLEEEANYQFSTVAGLIIYRKDDIPDIGDKISVDNYVLEVIDKDGQRIDKILVTRV, encoded by the coding sequence ATGGAACTACTCATCATTTTTATTTTGATTTTACTCAATGGAGTATTCTCAATGTCAGAAATGTCATTGGTATCCTCACGTCGCTTCAAGTTGGAGAATGCCAGAAAAAAGGGTAGTACAGGCGCCAAATCTGCCCTTGAGCTTTCAGAAAATCCAACGCGGTATTTATCTACTGTACAAATTGGAATCACTCTGATAGGTATTTTATTGGGAGTTTACAGCGGTGACAAGCTGACCAATGATGTTCAGATTTTTCTTGAGCAATTTTCTTTTTTTCATCCTTACGCCAATAATTTGGCGGTGGCTATTGTCGTCATTTTTGTAACCTATCTCTCCATCGTTTTCGGAGAATTATTGCCTAAGAGGCTTGGAATGGCATTTCCTGAATCTATTTCAATTTTACTTTCGCCTTTTATGAAAGTAATTTCAACCCTTTCCTCTCCATTCGTAACGCTTTTGACCGTTTCTAATAATTTATTGCTGCGACTAATGGGTATTAAAAAAATCTCGCAGAATAAGATTACTGAAGAAGAGATAAAATCAATCATCAAAGAAAGTGCTGACGAAGGAGAAATTCAAGACATCGAACATAATATTGTGGAAAGAGTCTTTGAGTTGGGCGACCGAAGGGTAAATTCGCTGTTTACCCACAGATCCGATATAGTCTATTTTACAACAACGGACAGTTTGGATGAGATCAAGTTAAAGATTCACCAAGAGAAGCATTCTGCATATCCGGTATCTACCAGCACTGACTTGGATGATATAATTGGTATCGTTCTATTGAAAGACCTGTTTGTTTTAAATTCGGAAAAGGATTTTGACATACGGCAATATATGAGAAAACCCATATTTATCAACGACAATGCGTTTGCATACAAAGTGTTGGAAATCTTCAAAAAGGAAAAAATTCATTATGGAATTGTGGTAGATGAATATGGTACCACTCTTGGTATGATCACTATGGATGATGTGGTGGATGCACTGGTGGGTGATGTTACAGAAATGGGTCAGGATGAATATAAGATTGTACAACGGGATGAAAATTCTTGGTTTGTAGATGGCCAGTATTCGATCAACGAATTTGTTCGCTTTTTTGGAATCCAATTGGAAGAAGAAGCCAATTACCAGTTTAGTACAGTTGCAGGACTGATCATTTATAGAAAAGATGATATACCTGATATTGGTGATAAAATTTCAGTGGACAACTACGTTTTGGAAGTAATTGACAAGGATGGCCAACGGATAGATAAGATATTAGTGACCAGGGTTTAA
- a CDS encoding DUF1304 domain-containing protein → MTVNLLQDFLILLIALLHLYILYMEMFAWESMGKKTFRGAMPEEMFKPTKILAANQGLYNGFLAAGLVWSLIISDPNWSENVAIFFLLCVAVAGIYGGFTASRKIFYVQTVPALLTLCLVLIN, encoded by the coding sequence ATGACCGTGAATTTACTCCAGGATTTTCTGATACTTTTGATAGCCTTGCTACATTTGTACATTCTCTACATGGAAATGTTTGCTTGGGAAAGCATGGGCAAGAAAACATTTAGGGGAGCTATGCCGGAAGAAATGTTTAAGCCAACAAAGATTCTTGCAGCCAATCAAGGTCTCTACAATGGATTTTTAGCGGCGGGATTGGTCTGGAGTCTAATTATTTCCGATCCGAACTGGTCAGAAAATGTAGCCATTTTCTTTTTGCTGTGTGTGGCTGTGGCAGGTATATATGGTGGCTTTACTGCCAGTAGAAAAATCTTCTATGTGCAGACTGTTCCTGCTTTATTGACTTTGTGTTTGGTATTAATTAATTAA
- a CDS encoding DUF4199 domain-containing protein, with product MEKIEIELKWAFIFFLASLLWMVLEKVSGLHGERIGLHPYLSMLFMIPAVWIYVLALKEKNTKYFGGSMDFKSGMTSGMIISIILTLLAPLTQWIAAEFISPEYFSNVIEYSVKEGHYSTVEEAKSYFNLKSYIWQSMVGALISGTLISIVVVYFLRRNSQAKG from the coding sequence ATGGAGAAAATAGAGATCGAATTAAAATGGGCATTCATTTTTTTTCTTGCTTCCCTTTTATGGATGGTTTTGGAAAAAGTGAGTGGATTGCATGGAGAAAGAATTGGCTTGCATCCATATCTTTCCATGCTATTTATGATTCCGGCAGTATGGATCTATGTACTTGCGTTGAAGGAAAAAAACACGAAGTATTTTGGGGGATCAATGGATTTTAAATCTGGAATGACTTCTGGAATGATCATCTCAATCATTTTAACTCTATTGGCACCTCTTACGCAATGGATTGCCGCTGAGTTTATTTCTCCTGAATATTTTTCCAATGTGATCGAATATTCAGTAAAAGAAGGACATTATTCTACTGTGGAGGAAGCAAAATCTTACTTTAATTTAAAGAGTTATATCTGGCAAAGTATGGTCGGTGCTTTAATTTCTGGGACATTGATCAGTATAGTGGTAGTCTATTTTTTGAGAAGAAATAGCCAAGCAAAGGGTTGA